In Rhodamnia argentea isolate NSW1041297 chromosome 5, ASM2092103v1, whole genome shotgun sequence, the DNA window GATGGTACTTGCTGTTTATATCTATGTCATCGAATGGTGCTCAATCCTGGAACTGCTTGGTCTTTCGACATGTTGTTAGAATATCTGGAGTTACTTCAGATGCTTGAAAAGTCATGCAAAGGAGATACCTTTTGTAAGATGTCCTGGAATCAAATCATAGGTGCAGCTGATAATGTACAGACATGGTTGCTGTTAGAAGTATACATGATGGATTCTTTTAGGTCTAAATTTACCTGACAAATTTAGCCAAAGTCTCTTGAGATAtgcagcaaaaaagaaaaagaaaaagaaaaagaaaaagaaaaaaagaacttgagatAAATCCATTATATATGCGACAGTTGATAAATAATCCCGCTTAGTGATTTGAAAGGAGATTTGCTTGATAGCCGTTGATGCCAAACTTGTACATTGCTATAGTAAACTTTCCTTCACCAGCTAGTAATTCTCACATTCCTCAGAGGAACTGAcggttttctttgtttcttggtTATATGCCTGTTTAATTACTGGAGAATagcaattttttattcttttcaccTGGGGAAAAAATGAATAGTTCGGCAAGTGCAATTAAGTTTACTAGCTCATGTGATCGCATGTTGCATTGCATAGTCAAATCAAATTGAAGAGTTATAATGTTGTACTTTTTATGAATAGGTGGATTCTTTTGTAATGAATATACCAATTTTTTTGCATCCATgcgtttttgcattgatatttTCCTTGGTAGATTTATCTAGCTGGACTATTTCTGAGAATCTGTTTGTTCTGTCTCACTTTTTTATGACACAGGGGGACCTTGAATCTTAGTCTTTTGCCAACATCTGATTTGCGCTTGTCATTTGTTGGGGACCATGGTCAGACAGAGAGGCTAGTTACTTTAAGCAGCTCGACCGAATCTTCTTCCCTTGTGATTGAGGAAATATCTGAAGATACTTCGGGAAGATCATTTGTTCTCAAAATGCTGGATGGGAATGCATTTTACTTTTGGTGCTCAGAGAAATCAAAGCTCCTGGGAATTGAATTGCTTAGAAAGGTAAGAGTTGCATTTAATTGTTGTGGGTACCCTCAACTAATGTGTTGACGACCAGCAGGATAGTGCAAGTGAAAGATGTTCACTTAGTCATGGTGAACTTAAGAGTGATTAGTTGTGGGGCATTTGTAAATGCTTTGTTGAGGAAAAGCTATTACCTTCAAGTTTTGCATACACCATAATAAGTTGAAATACCTATCCTGCTGTATTGCGGATATGGAGCACCTAATGAAAAGATTGAATCGTGTCAAGTTTCTGTGGGATGTCAATTTTCAATGGTCATTATTTCTTTGAAAACTTATATGCTAATCGTATatgtatttctttattttgctgTCACAGATGAGGGATTTACTCAATCAGAGACCTACTGTTGCTGAATTGACTGGAATTGATGGGTCACGTCTTGAGTGCTTTGCAATTCACCTTCGAGCATATCTAATGGGACCGGTTGTAAGTAAAAGCCAAGCTAGTTCTTCAGGCTTGCCAATCCTGTCAGATGGTATTGCGAATGATGTTCCCAGTGCAAGTGAGAATATGCAAACGTTTGCTTCATCTAATTCCCTTCGCCCCCATTATTCCAGCAGTCAAGTAGTAAAGTCTAATTCATGCCATCAAGGCCTCAGTCCCAGAGCGACTTCGTTTAAAGAAGGTCTTGCCAAAAACTTGACCGCAAGGAGCACGAGAGAGAAGTTGAGGAAGCTTGGGGAGAATCACTTTGCAGCAGTTGATAACTTGTCAGCTTCTTTACCAATCGTTGCTGATACTTTCAATTCAAGTTCTTGCAACATCCTACAAACGCAAGATTCACAGGGGAACAATTCATTTACTCCTTCCAATGTCCTGGAATCACTAGGGAAATTGACATTCCCACCCTGTTTGAGCACATCGTCTCAAGTTCCTTCTCTATGTCAACCGATTTTCTCCCCATACTACTGTCTGTGCCCTCCTGGGGCATCGACACTGGAACGCCCAGATCCACCTCCAGCACTCGCTTCTGCTTCAAATGGATATTCAGTTCCATCTTTATCTGCTTTACTACCTCCTGTGCCTTCCAGTTTATTAATGACGGCACCACCTTTAAACTTGGAAGATCTTCCTCCGCTAGACTTTCCAACTATTCTTCAAGATCCGTTGGCCTGTCTACCAATGCCCACTTCTCAACAAATCCCAACCTTTACGCCTCTGATGTGCGATCCGATTGTTCACATTCCAGTTATTGATGTCTGTTCTGCAGGACAAGGTTACCTGGTGAGCGCGGGGCCCACCATCACGACTGCTATTGGGCCCCTGAACCCTAAACTGGTGAGTCCGTTGATTCCCGAGACAAGCTTGGTGGTTGAAGAGGGTGCGAGAGAAACTCTGCGCCTTCTGATTAGCGGTTCAAGCCCCATGATCACGCAGTCGATTGGCATGTTCCCTGTTGTACTGAGTAGCGCAGACGAGAAGCAAAGTGCCATTGTTGCTGGAAGCAGGGGTCTGTACAGCGGGATCAGGGATGTTGATGCTTTTTCGAGCGCGGTTGTGGCTGGAAGCAGGGGTCTATACAGCGGAATTAGGGATGTTGATGCATTTTCGAGCAGAGGTCTCGCTGCCATGGGATTGTTCTCCCTATCCGGTAGATCTGCAGTGGAGAGTGCAGCGAAGAGTTGTGATATTACCAACGTTTTAGATGTTCCACTGAACGGATCTAACAGCCTTGGTGAATCAAACGCAGATGTTGATGATTCCCTTTCAGAGAATGCCAGAAAAACAGGTTGATGATGGTGGATGTTTTCAGTTGTCGATTCGTCTCCGTCTGTTCGTAGGAAGAGTAGATATATGCCGCAGGTTTTTCCGTATTTTGATCGAAATAAGTTCCCCACCCCCcaaattggggtttttgatgcCTTCGATGCTCTCCGTTTCCACTTCTGTAGTTGGGCATCTTGAAAATGTAGACGTCAAAGGCTACTTTTGTTATTTCGGTAGTTGTTAAATGTGAATGAAGTTTGTATTTCTTTGTAGCCCACCTCTTTCCGTCAATTCCGGTGTGCGCTTTGTTTCTCCGCACAGTTACACTCGAACGACATACCTACGCAGTTCAGCAATGATCTTCTCTAAACTTGGACCAAGGTCATTTCGTCGACCGATTGGACCACGACGGTAACTGGTGAGAATTCGATTTCTTTTATCACGGTTAATTTCAAGAAAACCACCTTATTGTGCTCTGTTGCGCTTCGCTTACAATATTCATATCACCATTGGTACTCCCAGACCAAGACAACTACTTCAAGGCCCTCCCTGACTCTAGAACCCAAGAACGGCCGTGACTACTCTGCAGCACACGAGTGGTGATCTTGACGACAGCCACCCTCGCCTCCAATTCCGTTCCTTGTTTTAAAAGAAAGGCGAAGCAAGCATTACGGGAACGACATTCGGGAGACAAAGGGCATTATCGTCGTTCCACCGCTTATGGCATCGACGCCTTTAATGATGTGTTAGTGTACACAGCCTTAGCCTAGCCTAGCCAAGCCCTGCCGTTCGTTCCTAAGCTGATCTAAGAGCACCGCAAATCTTGATGCCGTTCTAATCTCCCTGTCTAGATTAGATCCTACTCAATTCGGATAGGGCTTTGCAAGATGGGCCCATACCCATCTCctcaacccccccaaaaaataaaaataaaaaaagaaaagaagaaaaagaaaaattgacgtGCCCATTATTCTTTAATACAGTATTTTAGCTCATCCCACTTTGGTCTTTGGCAGACAGACCACATCAAGTAGCTACAGAAAAACTCAATCGAAGGTtgaaaaatgggggaaaaaacCAGCCTTGTTTTCGTGCGCATTATTGCATCCGGCCAACAGTAGGTGGATGTGTGGCGAGCGAGTGAGTGACCGCTCTTATTGTCAAAAGAGGGATGAGTACGCAGAAGCACCAGCGCAATCATGTACGCCCTACTCATATAACTTAattcctcctccccctcctcctccccacAACTTGGAATAGCATAATTGCCATTTGCTCTGGCTTGATCACCAGATAAGATATAACTTAGCTTTTGGATCCAACAGCGACTCATCAAGCTCCTCCCGGCccgggggggtggggtgggttTGGGATTTGCCAATGACCTTATCTCCACCCCGGAGACGTTAAGTCAATTCGTTTGCTCTTTCTGTCGGATTCGCAGCTGCCCGGCTTCAGACCGGTGTGGGGCTACGGTCGGAATCGCGAGCTGGGCGCGCAACTCGATTGCCGACGAGCTCTGTCCCATCGCAACTGCGACACGCGAGGTTAAATATTTGTTCCGGTGCAGATTTTCACCTTGATGTTTGTAGCTGTACTTTATGTACAAAAGCGCGACACACGAGCCGTGAAAAATTTTCAGATAAGATTTCCCTTTCAAGGAAGGCACGACTAGGAGGAGAAAGTCGATCGTGGTGTGAATAGAGTCAGGAAGACCAAACATAtataaaatacaatttttttttttgtcttacatATATGTTTGGCGTATATATATTGCATGCCATCACTTGACATTTGCGGTTGACCTTGCAATGCAACCCACCTGCCCCGGAAAATCACCATCGAATAACACGATTCCTATATTGATTGATTCCTTTCCATTTGACGATTCGAAATGATGTGCCACTTCCATGTCCCTGGAAATTCATGAGATATGACTCCACtcctttttcgaaaaaaaacaCGTAGATGCCCTCGAAATATTAAAGAGATGCTCTAATCAATAACCTAAATCggacgggtttttttttttttccattttctataAGTGATATCACCATGATAATATATCGTAATCTAATTGTCGTGTTCATGCCGGTCGTTTTCGCGTGCCGGACAACGAGTGCTCGGTTTTCAAAAATCCGATGTGCGGTGGCGGTTCGTACGAATtcgaattttgcaaaaaaaaaaaatagaattaaataaACTCTGTAGGGGGAAGGATCAGCACGAAGTTTTATCTCAAAATGGTCTTCTTCTGGTGATTAGTCCCGTCTACTCTCTGTAGAGTTTGCGCAAACAGGGGAGGTTTGAATTTCGAAGGACAGCGATTGGATTTACAGCTGTCCaacatgatttttctttcttttttgcaggTCACTTTGGTCCGTGGAAAGCTTTCCCCGGACGATGGCGTCGACATCCACGATCCATCCAAATCTCGAGTAATTTTCATGACGCGATCGAGAAATTGGACCTCGGCGGAATCTCATTCTCATCCGGACTTGTATATCTGGCCCGACCTAATTTGCTCCCccacactgaaaaaaaaaatcttgtcctttttattattatatttttttatttctatttttgtgtGGATCAAGTTGTATTGAAAAAGCCGGCCGTATGTTATCTCGAATTCCAAAGGCCATGGGCGGGGCCGTCACCTCTCATTAACTcaagaagaagggagaaaaaaaaaaaaagaaactctttGCAATTTTGGTTATTTGCGAGTCAAATGCATCCCGGTGCGTTCTCGGTGCACTCTAGAATGTCTCCAAAGTTTCAATCCCAGCAAGATGTCGTGAGTTTACCGTACGTTTTCCAAAGTAAGCAGCCAGATGGATTCGAACCCGTGACCTTGCGTTTGGAAAATGCTAAGAGCCATCCCATTATGGGATCCGGTGATGGTCCAAAATTCATTTATCATGCTGAGCATATAGCGTCGTCTAATTTAGGATTAATTTTCTTACCGATATCATGCCATTAATAAAGATGTGCTAGGATTGGAATAAAATGGGAACCACCCACCATAAAATTTAGCGGTTTACTAGCTCTTGCATCAATTACTAttcaaaacgtaaaaaaaaaaaaaaaaaaaaaaaaacccacctcAAAGTTCGAAGAGAAGCTTTCTCGTACGTACTTAGTATCGATCAAGCTCCTAATCTCGAAGAGAAAGAGCGGCCTCAATTTCAAATCTTAGTCTTGCATGATTACCCAAAAATCTCGAGAACAAGGCTCGCGAAAATGAACTAATATTAGAAATCATCATTTATTTCGAACCTTTGTTCGtgcgacaaaaaaagaaagtcagAAGTGAGAGCGGCACTTCAGGACCGTTAAAAAGCTCGTGGGGCTCTGAGCGGTAAATCCCAGCTGGAcgagaaagaggagaaaagaaatcTAATCATGAGGCGACACCAACTACCATCCCAAAACATCATAATAACAGCTACCAAGCCTATCACCACCCccctatttttcctatttaaataaataaaaattgatcattTATAATTTAATGAAGGCCAACTAAATGTGACGTTGATTTCGATTTGGGTTGCCCCTTAAATCCGGtgccctttttgtcttttcccctttacctttcttaaattaaaaaaaaaagcaaaagataattatatatcaattaaaaaaaccgaaaaattgaatttttttttttgttttctcaataATTGTTTCTGACcacaacccctctctctctctctctcgctttggTCCTTTTTTGTGATTGGGAGCcgcattctctctcttctcgcaaTAAAACTGTCCCCAACTGTCGCCGTCTGATGCAATTTATTCTCTCAATCCTAACCGTCCGTTCGactccctctcttctttctctctctctctctatctatctctaCTAGCTCGCGTACACAAGAAGGTCGATGCTCCGTCAGTCGTTATTGGTTTTCGATtggtctcctcctccttcttctttacctcctcctcctcctccttctcctttctGATACAGTACGTACGCTCTCGCTCAATCTTCGTCGCTCGTCCggattccctctctctctcgatttgaGAGTATAAAGAGTCTTTTTCCGTGCTTCTGCTCGGCTGTGTTCGAGGCTTCGGTTCTTCAGTCTTCTTCTAGACGGGGCCGATCTTTTCGGTCCGTGAAGGTGGGTTCTTTCCTCCTCGGCCCTCCATGGATCCGAGCGCCGGCTTCTGTTTCCGGTTCTTCGTCTCCGGTCTGATCCGATTAGGGTTCTTGGCCAGCTCCGACCAGTGAGTTGGCGGGCGAcgggtttagggttttgtttTCCTCTTTGGATTTGAGTTGATGGACGATCGGAACGTGAGAGGGATGAGCAGCCCGGGCATGTCCGACGTTGTGTTGACGTGCGTCATGCCGTACATCGACGACCCCAAGGATCGGGACGCCATTTCCCTCGTCTGCCGTCGCTGGTACGAGATTGACGCCTTGACGAGGAAGCACGTTACCATCGCTCTCTGCTATACGACCAGTCCCGATCGCTTGCGGAGGAGGTTCGGCCACCTCGAGTCGCTCAAGCTGAAAGGGAAGCCCAGGGCCGCCATGTTCAATTTGATACCCGAGAATTGGGGCGGGTACGTGACTCCGTGGGTGACCGAGATTGCCAAGTCTTTTGATTGCTTGAAGTCGCTTCACTTTCGGCGCATGATAGTGGAAGATTCGGACTTGGCACTACTTGCGAGGTCGCGGGGACGCGTTCTGCAGGTGCTCAAACTTGACAAGTGTTCTGGTTTTTCGACGGATGGGCTTGTACAAGTGGGGCGTTACTGCAGGTAATTTAGTTTTCTATGCCCTTGGATAGTAATGAAAGACTTGCAATCCCGGTAACCCTGTTGATTTGCTTATTGTATTTTGCGTCCTTCTGTTATGATGAATGTATGTGTGGTGCATTTATGAAGTTCTTGTAATTTTGTGGCTTTGTTTGACTCCATGATGTCATTTTCTGAAGAAATTACTCAACTCAAGAGATGATTGCAACGTCTTGGTTTATGCACTTCACATGGTTCTAATGTAATGCTTCAATTAGTCTCGAGGGTACCTGAGATATGTCAAAGTGCAGATTCTTCATCTGTTCATATTCTAAATCTTAAGATTCTGGTCATTATATAAGATGGAATCTGATTGCTTCATGCTAGAGATGCAGGGATAATTTGTAAGATGGAATCCTAATTTCAGCAGGTAGTTtgtagaaaaaatcataaagattAACATGACAAAAGCTTTAactgacagagagagagagagagagaaggacgatGAGACAACAACGATAGAAAAGCTTTGAATTGCTGGGAGATGCAATTCAATCAAGCTGTCGCTTGTGAAGATTCGGCCCATTGTGTCATTCTTAAGCTTATAATGGGATAAAGAGTTTCACCTTTGCATATTCAGTCAATTCCGTTTGCCCTTACTTTTTCAACTCTTTTTAAATTTCCCCTTTCGTGTCATGCATGATTACTGATTACCATTCTTATATTTTTAAAGTGGCTTCTAATTTTATGAGCAATCGGAGATGTAGACATGACAAGGGTGTGAATGAAGAACACGCTTATGTATAGAGAACAGGTGGACCTGTAGGACGATAACAGTTTCATTCGGAGGAGGTGGGTACTaggggaaaaaaagatgatAAGGGTCTTATTTCTCGGAGGCTAACTCCCTGGTTATTAGTACAACGAGAGATCAACTAGTCAAAGAAGGTTCTTTCTACCAAAAGAAACCTTGATGCATGATGTCAAATCACCTAAAATAGCTGTGAGCGCATTTGTTAGAGGCACAATGAGAAATAGCAGTCTAAAACTGTTAGTTTAAGGACACTTCAAGGCCATGCTAATGCATAGCACACCTCTTTGGAAGCTATGAGGAGTTTAACAAGAGAGAATTAGATATGTAATAGTTTCACACTTTTCTATTCTGTCGATTCCCACAGTTTCTGGGTTCACTCAGATTTATCGTCTGTTTCTGTTTTTTCGAGTATGAAGTGACATTGTTGCTGTTATCCGTGATGCATTATTTGAGTCCTTATTGCCTGGAGCATGTTACTCAAAGAACATTTATGCTTCTGAGTTTGCACTTTACATAtagcaatataaaaaaaaggctttTAGCATAGTCATGTACACccatgtcattattttttttttatgtgtgtcAATATAGATGCGGTACACATATTTTCTCACAAGCTATGCCATCTTTATTCCAGGAACTTAAGAACCTTGTTTTTGGAAGAAAGCATAATCATTGAGAAAGATGGTGCGTGGCTTCATGAGCTTGCTCTGAACAACACTTCTCTTGAGACTTTAAATTTTTACATGACAGAGCTCTCCAGATTTAATGTCCAGGACCTTCAAATTATTGCAAGAAATTGTCGATCATTAACATCTGTGAAAATTAGCGATTGCGAAATTCTGGATCTTCTGGGTTTCTTTCAACATGCAGCTGCTTTAGAAGAATTTGGTGGTGGTCTTTTTAATGATGAACCAGAAAGGTATGCTACTTTATCGTTCCCAGCGAGATTATGCCGTCTGGGTCTAACCTACATTTCAGAAAATGAGATGCCTATTGTGTTCCCTTTCGCATCTCGGCTAAGAATGTTAGATCTGCTCTATGCATTTCTTAGCACAGATGACCTCTGTTTGCTGATTCAGCAATGCCCCATCTTGGAAGTTCTTGAGGTAAGATTACGAACTTCTCTCTTTATCTATTACTGTTGTAACAATAAATCTTTGCATTGCCTCACTCTCCAGTTGCTGTGCACCTTTGCCTTTGGGAATCTTGGAGTTTGCGACATATATTAGAGGAGATTCTAAAGATCTTCCTCAAATACCTCCTTATCGACACTTTGCGCCCTTTAGTTCAAACTCCTACAATTTGCACACCTATGTTCTAAAGTACATACACTTTACATACCGGAATCTTCTAAAAAGTTAGAAAAGGTAAAAGCTGCAAATGGTAGGTTTTCTTTCAGGTTGTAATGTAGAGTCTCTATAATAGAGGATGAAGTGTgggttttgaaattgaagggtgGAAAATGTAGCTAAAAAAGATGGTCGAGGATAGTTGTGGTATTTTTCTCACTCTATTTAGGTTGTCATAATATTTCAATGAAAACCTTCTCTTTAGAACAAGTCACTGTTAAAATGGTTGGTCACTTTCTGCAATTGGTGTTTTAGTCACTGTTCACCAATTTGGTCTTACAAGTTCTAACTTATTGTCTAAGTTTCTACTGTTCTAAGGCAGAAGATTTGTCAGGAGAGTATACATATAGAATGGGATTAAGGGAGGATTGTCATACTTAATGTACTTTAGTGGAGTTTGAATGAGTTTCAAATTTGCATGAAATTCTGATatgttctaaaatttttatttacggGCAGACAAGGAACGTCATTGGAGACAGAGGATTAGAGGTTCTTGGTCAAAGTTGTAAAAGGTTGAAGAGGCTTAGGATTGAAAGAGGTGCTGATGAGCAGGGTATGGGGGATGAAGGAGGCCTTGTTTCGCAAAGAGGATTAATTGCCTTG includes these proteins:
- the LOC115743657 gene encoding uncharacterized protein LOC115743657; amino-acid sequence: MAGSGDRENEENRGTRPDGGEVNDSSSIGASSVESGPSSRVSRGVGEEIGMAERLTDIFVGEGDGDLLMQRSDREDRVLQWLQALDMQVIGACRADERLKPLLKSSGSGSAAEDRLLAHLSQHFEPAEVGILARCFCMPLVSIRVGKINKQGTLLCPTPTRGTLNLSLLPTSDLRLSFVGDHGQTERLVTLSSSTESSSLVIEEISEDTSGRSFVLKMLDGNAFYFWCSEKSKLLGIELLRKMRDLLNQRPTVAELTGIDGSRLECFAIHLRAYLMGPVVSKSQASSSGLPILSDGIANDVPSASENMQTFASSNSLRPHYSSSQVVKSNSCHQGLSPRATSFKEGLAKNLTARSTREKLRKLGENHFAAVDNLSASLPIVADTFNSSSCNILQTQDSQGNNSFTPSNVLESLGKLTFPPCLSTSSQVPSLCQPIFSPYYCLCPPGASTLERPDPPPALASASNGYSVPSLSALLPPVPSSLLMTAPPLNLEDLPPLDFPTILQDPLACLPMPTSQQIPTFTPLMCDPIVHIPVIDVCSAGQGYLVSAGPTITTAIGPLNPKLVSPLIPETSLVVEEGARETLRLLISGSSPMITQSIGMFPVVLSSADEKQSAIVAGSRGLYSGIRDVDAFSSAVVAGSRGLYSGIRDVDAFSSRGLAAMGLFSLSGRSAVESAAKSCDITNVLDVPLNGSNSLGESNADVDDSLSENARKTG
- the LOC115743658 gene encoding coronatine-insensitive protein 1; the protein is MDDRNVRGMSSPGMSDVVLTCVMPYIDDPKDRDAISLVCRRWYEIDALTRKHVTIALCYTTSPDRLRRRFGHLESLKLKGKPRAAMFNLIPENWGGYVTPWVTEIAKSFDCLKSLHFRRMIVEDSDLALLARSRGRVLQVLKLDKCSGFSTDGLVQVGRYCRNLRTLFLEESIIIEKDGAWLHELALNNTSLETLNFYMTELSRFNVQDLQIIARNCRSLTSVKISDCEILDLLGFFQHAAALEEFGGGLFNDEPERYATLSFPARLCRLGLTYISENEMPIVFPFASRLRMLDLLYAFLSTDDLCLLIQQCPILEVLETRNVIGDRGLEVLGQSCKRLKRLRIERGADEQGMGDEGGLVSQRGLIALAQGCLELEYLAVYVSDITNSSLECIGTYSKNLCDFRLVLLDREEKITDLPLDNGVRALLRGCEKLRRFALYLRPGGLTDVGLGYIGQYSQNIRWMLLGYVGESDEGIREFSRGCPSLQKLEMRGCCFSEQALADAVMRLTSLRYVWVQGYRVSDTGRDILAMVRPFWNIELIPPRRTVVANVLNEDPAHMLAYYSLAGPRTDCPDSVIPLDPARLVNL